In one window of Leptospira sp. GIMC2001 DNA:
- a CDS encoding VOC family protein — translation MNSYIGIFEIPTKNISRATSFYESIMDIKIERIDFDGVKMGILPYENQKVNGVIIEAEGYEPSANGVTIYLNAGNNLQFMLDKIVKNGGKILIPKTPHADQEGFFAVFIDSEGNKLGLHSEK, via the coding sequence ATGAACAGTTATATAGGAATTTTTGAGATACCCACAAAAAATATCAGCAGAGCAACAAGTTTTTATGAATCTATTATGGATATAAAAATCGAAAGAATAGATTTTGATGGTGTGAAAATGGGTATTTTACCATATGAAAATCAAAAAGTTAACGGTGTTATAATCGAGGCTGAGGGCTATGAGCCGTCTGCCAACGGAGTTACAATATATCTGAATGCTGGAAATAATCTTCAATTCATGCTTGATAAAATTGTTAAAAATGGTGGAAAAATTTTAATACCAAAAACTCCTCATGCGGATCAAGAAGGTTTTTTTGCAGTTTTTATAGATAGTGAAGGTAATAAATTGGGACTTCACTCGGAAAAATAA
- a CDS encoding tyrosine-type recombinase/integrase yields MTKQRKEFITHCKLSGFSDSTIRDYVNGVASLAKRYNKNPAKLTENQIKDFLVELRDQGKSDKRIAGVFYGIRKYFISINQEYKIKSIPTPKRVYHIPTVMSLNEVNIILSVSNGAREKLITGILYASGIRIGELANLRLKDFDIDRKTLFISNPKNGRPRYAILSTKSIDLLNYYKAVYKPKDYLFFRGSNKNDPISIRTLQLIFQNIVKRSKINKKITAHTMRHSFATHLLESGCNILNIQKLLGHANLSTTAIYLHVESSTFLSVNSPYENVDKEASKPEFFMGQPGLNFRYQFS; encoded by the coding sequence ATGACCAAACAACGAAAAGAATTTATTACACACTGCAAGTTATCCGGTTTTAGCGATAGCACAATTAGAGACTACGTGAATGGAGTTGCTAGTCTTGCAAAAAGATATAATAAAAATCCGGCAAAGCTAACTGAAAACCAAATAAAAGATTTTCTTGTCGAATTGCGAGACCAAGGCAAGTCTGATAAAAGAATAGCAGGTGTTTTCTATGGAATCAGAAAATACTTTATCTCCATTAATCAAGAATACAAAATCAAATCAATTCCTACACCAAAACGCGTTTACCACATTCCTACAGTGATGAGCTTAAATGAAGTGAATATAATTTTGAGCGTATCTAATGGTGCAAGAGAAAAACTTATTACAGGCATTCTGTATGCGTCTGGAATTCGCATTGGAGAGCTTGCAAACCTACGACTTAAAGATTTTGATATTGATAGAAAAACGCTATTCATATCCAATCCTAAAAATGGCAGACCAAGATATGCAATCTTATCTACAAAGTCTATTGATCTATTAAATTATTATAAAGCTGTTTACAAGCCGAAAGACTACCTATTTTTCCGAGGATCGAATAAAAACGATCCAATATCAATCAGAACCTTGCAACTAATCTTTCAAAATATCGTAAAAAGATCGAAGATAAATAAAAAAATAACTGCACACACGATGCGACATTCCTTCGCAACTCACCTTCTCGAATCAGGATGCAATATACTAAATATACAAAAACTATTAGGTCATGCGAACCTTTCAACTACAGCGATCTATTTGCATGTAGAAAGTTCTACTTTTCTTAGTGTAAATTCCCCCTACGAAAATGTTGATAAGGAAGCGTCAAAACCTGAGTTTTTTATGGGGCAACCTGGACTAAATTTTAGATATCAATTCTCTTGA
- a CDS encoding SRPBCC domain-containing protein, with the protein MKSKKNEVKIVSHGETEVVFQRFFEAPRELVFDCHTKPELMRRWLIGPEGMVLETCEQNLTVGGKYLYLYSDSEGNKSGVYGTFREVIVPEKIANTENYIMDMSSFDPNAPEDPDATFESRTFTTEKDGTLMTHLCRYASADICKMMVETGAADGMAECYLKLDTLLSDIHS; encoded by the coding sequence ATGAAATCAAAAAAGAATGAAGTGAAAATTGTGAGTCATGGAGAAACTGAAGTAGTTTTTCAAAGGTTCTTTGAAGCGCCAAGAGAATTAGTTTTTGACTGTCACACCAAACCTGAATTGATGCGACGCTGGCTAATTGGTCCAGAGGGAATGGTTCTAGAAACTTGCGAACAGAATCTAACAGTCGGTGGCAAATACCTATATCTCTATTCGGACTCAGAGGGAAACAAATCTGGAGTCTACGGGACATTCCGAGAAGTGATTGTGCCTGAGAAAATCGCAAACACGGAGAATTATATTATGGATATGTCTTCTTTCGATCCAAACGCTCCTGAAGATCCTGACGCAACATTCGAGTCACGTACTTTTACAACCGAAAAAGATGGGACTCTTATGACTCACTTATGCAGATATGCATCAGCCGATATATGCAAGATGATGGTTGAGACTGGAGCTGCGGATGGGATGGCGGAATGTTACTTGAAACTAGATACTCTACTTTCGGATATCCATAGTTAA
- a CDS encoding ArsR/SmtB family transcription factor, translating into MITENLDRTFAALSDSTRRAILMRLAKGESTVLQLAEPFNMSQPAVSRHLKVLEKAGLISTTIRGQERPRRLEAAPLKEVIGWIEKNRQLWEERYNVLDGLLEELQTKQSKRDKLR; encoded by the coding sequence ATGATTACAGAAAACCTTGATAGAACATTTGCAGCCCTTTCCGACTCGACTCGCCGGGCTATTTTGATGCGCCTGGCAAAAGGCGAATCCACTGTTTTGCAACTTGCAGAGCCATTCAATATGAGTCAGCCCGCAGTTTCGCGACACCTCAAAGTATTGGAAAAGGCTGGGCTTATATCTACAACAATCCGTGGCCAAGAAAGACCCCGTAGACTCGAAGCGGCACCACTCAAAGAAGTTATTGGCTGGATTGAAAAAAATCGCCAACTATGGGAAGAGCGTTACAATGTGCTCGATGGACTTCTCGAAGAATTACAAACTAAACAGAGTAAAAGGGATAAATTAAGATGA
- a CDS encoding cytochrome P450 codes for MTAKIPGPSGIFSLKYAKEMQSDILKLSEKLINQYGNLVRIPVPGNKVYICADPDLIKFILADAHDSFIKGPRNKHFFPLLGDGLVLSAGQQWRNRRRILNPFFTNASIKQFEGQLIQSIEEIILGWKNEDRKQIDLHEEMQRVTIRMLIRSLFSGDCIKYSEQLFQSFRILSDFCIKQFFSAFPLPLSLALIVNPQVKKARRQLFKILDEIIKYRKSQPINEKNDLLATFLSAKDELTGDNLSENQIRDELMTIFFAGYDTTSFSLTAAMYLILKDADCLANLSKEARENITGSVATEEEAGKLPRIEAAFKEAMRLYPPAYMINRTPIKDIVFKNYTLPAGSLILLSIWGVHRNEACWKNPLEFKPDRFLEEVDAKQHHFAYLPFSGGSRICLGKNLAMMEGILVLGTVLKNYELSMNPNQKLGIHQGATLTVKGGLPIQIKSL; via the coding sequence ATGACAGCTAAGATACCAGGTCCGTCTGGCATATTTTCACTAAAATATGCTAAGGAAATGCAGTCGGACATTCTGAAACTATCTGAAAAATTAATTAATCAGTATGGTAACCTGGTTCGTATTCCTGTGCCTGGTAATAAGGTATATATTTGTGCGGATCCAGATCTAATAAAATTCATTCTCGCAGATGCTCACGATAGTTTCATAAAAGGTCCCCGGAATAAACATTTTTTCCCGCTTCTCGGTGATGGGCTAGTTCTGAGTGCTGGGCAACAGTGGAGAAACAGACGAAGAATCCTGAACCCGTTTTTTACAAATGCATCGATTAAGCAATTTGAAGGTCAACTGATTCAGTCAATAGAAGAGATCATTCTTGGTTGGAAAAATGAAGATCGAAAGCAAATCGATTTGCATGAGGAAATGCAACGTGTTACAATACGAATGCTAATCAGAAGTCTTTTTTCCGGAGATTGCATAAAATATTCAGAACAGCTATTTCAAAGTTTTCGCATTCTTTCGGATTTCTGCATTAAACAATTCTTTTCAGCATTTCCTTTACCACTGTCGCTTGCACTCATTGTAAATCCCCAAGTAAAAAAAGCAAGAAGGCAATTATTCAAAATTCTTGACGAAATAATAAAATACAGAAAATCTCAACCGATCAATGAAAAAAATGATTTGCTTGCAACTTTTTTATCCGCTAAAGATGAACTAACAGGCGATAATCTATCGGAGAATCAGATAAGGGATGAACTAATGACTATTTTCTTTGCAGGCTATGATACAACGTCATTTTCATTAACTGCAGCGATGTACCTGATTCTAAAAGACGCTGATTGTTTGGCAAACTTAAGCAAGGAAGCTCGCGAAAACATAACAGGTTCTGTAGCAACAGAAGAAGAGGCGGGTAAACTTCCAAGAATTGAGGCTGCATTCAAAGAAGCTATGAGATTATATCCACCTGCCTATATGATCAATCGCACACCAATCAAAGATATTGTTTTTAAGAATTATACGCTACCAGCTGGTTCATTAATCTTACTATCCATTTGGGGAGTACATCGAAATGAAGCCTGCTGGAAAAATCCCCTCGAATTTAAACCAGATCGGTTTCTCGAAGAGGTCGATGCTAAACAACATCATTTTGCCTATCTGCCATTTTCAGGTGGGTCAAGAATTTGCTTAGGCAAAAACCTTGCAATGATGGAAGGAATCCTGGTGCTTGGAACAGTGTTAAAAAATTACGAACTGAGTATGAATCCGAATCAGAAGCTTGGTATCCATCAAGGTGCGACGCTCACTGTAAAGGGTGGGTTGCCAATTCAAATAAAGTCGCTATAA
- a CDS encoding NAD-glutamate dehydrogenase domain-containing protein, with protein MTEGKEFFDDNFTKSLGSLFRDFYSQNEISYLRNEIYKKYESIQDSEIEIDIYEPGSDDPLLRIQHKVILITCGSLPFFASRIRKVFELLQLEISRSLHFHPNPGKELFYIEVLGSKIHVLKNLTDGIKSSYSRIQKLTLEFRQFNQPSADWMQWERGVGEFLKWLLDRAYVWEAAIYTVGEKEQKFGDVNISDELMHWFYSLESSKAEIEALESEDRSFLGDERYYYIALVDKNRKMLLCGSLNQFAKASALMDIPYFNKRFSNFFEKESIEAFSGLGRTSRMMFNYLPTEIILLLPEEIYIQIHSSILEQNLRNRLGSTGIKINDGLGLLISFIPKANWTENLWETSDAIIHRVFENSTVHRYFIVRNNFVECFHLVRARDITIQNLLTASSTVEFSFRSWMEHLESKWNDHFQNEYPVGSLSFHDDYKATHNADQAILDIGMAIKLAGSDLNVEITERYDTTIIHAVTPKMRFLLSEWVKVLSDLGLAPISQRVYHFQFKEITYAKSEFFFHLIENKKGLYKRLKQVLMLLQTGQIRSDSLSSVILWSELDENGLLFLKAVRDYCLQSNAVFNADEFNQYLVAHPDLVIAAWEYFRSSFSEGIVKSKEQMIAESDTGKTIREDAVLHAFSTTVLSIIRTDFYGTRLDSRVGVDRDFISFKIDSSIPSALPKPRPYREIFVYSADYQGIHLRGGKVARGGIRWSDRPSDYRTELLGLLKTQMVKNSIIIPVGSKGSFVLTPNGLNKNSVSMQSAYSGFISGLLGLTDNRLLGEIFPYSETIPSTAKDLDIDDSYLVVAADKGTAALSDLANSLSEKAKFWLGDAFASGGSKGYSHKAYGITAKGALVTADRNFRMMGVDFRRESVTVVGIGDMGGDVFGNGLLESKYFKLVAAFNHKHIFIDPNPDPAISFEERKRLFYAESPSLAGWDNYDLKLISQGGGIWNRTEKSISLSIQAQEILGIKESKLSGNELIRAILSAPVDMLYNGGIGTYVKSSQEEQVKVGDPANNDVRIDANELRCKLISEGGNLGLTQQARLDYDRLGGYVFTDAIDNSAGVDLSDHEVNLKIFMNELLNQNILKSIEERDNLLFSLDKEVVESVLLDNELQSLSINVDRLESETESWSQIIEASNYLVNKSIIEPGLNRIPANTTTWEELSELSTGIPRPSLAVIMGHAKMYLYQICLGSNVFNIDDFENLYIGYFPTSLVQKYKKQLLNHPLHLEICTTRAVNFLVNLMGSSIICLLPKDELEIPRFLKSMLDDLVAKDLPRILDQIANIRDAKLEKNLLELVSSVRKSIHWKWSRVQANSSEMISNWESVIPKESLENLTAILRA; from the coding sequence ATGACGGAAGGTAAAGAATTCTTTGATGATAACTTTACGAAGTCGCTTGGATCTCTATTTCGTGATTTCTATTCCCAGAACGAAATATCTTATTTACGAAACGAAATTTATAAAAAGTACGAATCTATCCAAGACTCAGAAATTGAAATAGATATCTATGAACCTGGATCAGATGATCCTCTGCTTCGTATTCAGCACAAAGTAATTTTGATAACTTGCGGAAGTCTTCCTTTCTTTGCGTCCAGGATTCGGAAGGTATTTGAATTGTTGCAATTGGAAATTTCTAGAAGTCTTCATTTTCATCCAAACCCAGGAAAAGAATTATTCTACATTGAAGTTTTGGGATCGAAAATCCATGTTCTAAAAAATCTTACGGATGGAATTAAATCTTCTTATTCTCGGATCCAGAAGCTTACTCTGGAATTTCGGCAGTTTAACCAACCTTCTGCGGATTGGATGCAATGGGAACGAGGAGTTGGTGAGTTTCTCAAATGGTTATTGGATCGTGCTTATGTATGGGAAGCCGCAATCTACACAGTTGGTGAGAAAGAGCAGAAGTTCGGAGATGTCAATATTTCCGATGAACTTATGCATTGGTTCTATTCACTTGAATCTTCGAAAGCTGAGATTGAGGCATTGGAATCAGAAGATAGATCTTTTTTGGGTGATGAGAGATACTATTATATTGCACTCGTTGATAAAAATCGCAAAATGTTGTTATGCGGATCTTTGAATCAATTTGCCAAAGCATCAGCGCTTATGGACATTCCGTATTTCAATAAAAGATTTAGTAATTTTTTCGAAAAAGAGTCTATTGAAGCATTTTCCGGATTGGGAAGAACCAGTCGGATGATGTTCAATTATTTACCGACAGAAATTATCCTTTTGTTACCTGAAGAAATTTATATACAAATTCATTCCAGTATTCTTGAACAGAATCTGAGAAATAGATTGGGATCCACAGGAATTAAGATAAATGATGGATTGGGTCTTCTGATAAGTTTTATTCCAAAAGCGAATTGGACTGAGAATCTCTGGGAGACATCGGATGCAATTATTCATCGAGTGTTTGAAAATTCTACGGTTCATCGTTATTTTATAGTTAGAAATAATTTTGTGGAATGTTTTCACCTTGTGCGAGCAAGAGATATTACGATTCAGAATCTTTTGACTGCATCTTCAACAGTTGAATTTTCTTTTCGCTCATGGATGGAACATCTCGAATCCAAATGGAACGATCACTTTCAAAATGAATATCCAGTAGGAAGTCTATCTTTCCATGATGATTATAAGGCAACGCATAATGCGGATCAGGCGATATTGGATATTGGAATGGCGATCAAACTTGCCGGAAGTGATCTCAATGTAGAAATTACAGAACGATATGATACGACCATCATACATGCAGTTACACCGAAGATGAGATTTCTCCTGTCCGAATGGGTCAAAGTTCTAAGTGATCTTGGACTTGCGCCTATATCACAGAGAGTTTACCATTTTCAATTCAAAGAAATTACTTATGCAAAATCAGAATTTTTCTTCCATTTAATTGAAAACAAAAAAGGATTATATAAAAGACTTAAGCAAGTGCTTATGTTGTTACAGACTGGTCAGATTCGATCGGATAGTTTGTCATCCGTTATACTATGGTCTGAGTTGGATGAGAATGGATTGCTATTTCTAAAAGCTGTTCGCGACTATTGTCTTCAATCCAACGCAGTTTTTAATGCTGATGAATTCAATCAATATTTAGTAGCTCATCCTGATCTTGTAATTGCAGCTTGGGAATATTTTCGATCCAGTTTTTCCGAAGGTATTGTAAAGTCAAAAGAACAGATGATTGCAGAATCGGACACGGGCAAAACCATTCGAGAAGATGCGGTCTTGCATGCTTTCTCGACTACAGTTCTTTCCATTATTCGAACAGATTTTTATGGAACCAGGCTTGATTCAAGAGTTGGAGTTGATCGTGATTTTATTTCTTTCAAAATCGATAGCAGCATTCCGTCCGCCTTGCCTAAGCCTAGACCCTATCGAGAAATATTTGTTTATTCGGCTGACTATCAAGGAATTCATCTACGCGGCGGAAAAGTTGCACGAGGTGGAATCCGTTGGAGCGATAGACCGAGCGATTACCGAACGGAACTTTTGGGACTATTGAAAACGCAAATGGTCAAGAATTCCATTATTATTCCTGTTGGATCAAAAGGCTCTTTTGTTCTAACACCTAACGGTCTGAATAAAAATTCTGTATCTATGCAATCTGCTTATTCTGGTTTTATCTCTGGGCTTCTTGGATTGACGGACAATCGACTTCTTGGAGAGATTTTTCCTTATTCAGAAACAATTCCTTCTACAGCAAAAGATTTGGACATAGATGATTCTTACCTTGTTGTTGCGGCGGACAAAGGAACAGCAGCTCTTTCAGATCTTGCGAATTCACTTTCAGAAAAAGCAAAATTTTGGTTAGGTGATGCGTTTGCATCAGGAGGATCAAAGGGATATTCTCACAAAGCCTATGGCATAACAGCAAAGGGTGCCTTGGTTACAGCTGATAGAAATTTTCGGATGATGGGAGTAGATTTTCGCCGTGAGTCCGTAACAGTTGTCGGCATCGGTGATATGGGTGGGGATGTTTTTGGGAATGGTCTACTGGAAAGTAAATACTTTAAATTGGTTGCCGCATTCAACCATAAGCATATTTTTATTGATCCAAATCCGGATCCAGCGATCAGTTTTGAAGAACGAAAAAGATTGTTTTATGCTGAAAGTCCTTCACTTGCAGGTTGGGATAATTATGATCTAAAGTTAATTTCACAAGGTGGTGGAATCTGGAATCGAACGGAAAAATCAATAAGCCTATCCATTCAAGCGCAAGAAATTTTAGGAATTAAGGAATCCAAATTGTCCGGTAATGAATTGATTCGGGCAATTCTATCGGCTCCCGTTGATATGCTGTACAACGGTGGGATTGGAACCTATGTAAAATCATCACAAGAAGAACAAGTCAAAGTGGGAGACCCAGCCAACAATGATGTTCGCATTGATGCAAATGAACTAAGATGTAAATTAATATCTGAGGGAGGAAATTTGGGACTTACCCAACAGGCTCGATTGGATTATGATCGTTTGGGTGGATATGTTTTTACCGATGCAATTGATAATTCAGCAGGTGTTGATTTATCGGATCATGAAGTGAATCTTAAGATATTTATGAACGAGTTACTAAATCAGAATATTCTAAAAAGCATAGAAGAGCGCGATAATCTTCTTTTCTCCTTAGATAAAGAAGTTGTTGAGTCCGTACTTCTGGATAATGAATTGCAGAGCCTATCTATCAACGTGGATCGTTTAGAATCAGAAACTGAGAGTTGGTCTCAAATTATAGAAGCGAGCAACTATCTAGTGAATAAATCAATCATTGAGCCGGGGCTAAATCGAATTCCTGCAAATACGACAACTTGGGAAGAACTGTCTGAACTCTCTACAGGAATTCCTCGACCGAGCTTAGCTGTGATCATGGGTCATGCCAAAATGTATCTCTATCAAATTTGTCTTGGATCAAATGTATTTAATATAGATGACTTTGAAAATTTATATATTGGATATTTTCCAACTTCTCTTGTACAAAAATATAAAAAACAGCTTCTCAATCATCCTCTCCATTTGGAAATTTGCACAACTCGAGCGGTAAATTTTCTTGTGAATCTTATGGGTTCAAGCATTATCTGCCTCCTTCCAAAAGATGAATTGGAAATACCTAGATTCTTAAAATCTATGTTAGATGATCTCGTAGCCAAAGACCTACCAAGAATTCTGGATCAGATTGCAAATATTCGTGATGCCAAGCTTGAAAAGAACCTTCTCGAACTAGTAAGCAGCGTAAGAAAATCGATTCATTGGAAATGGTCAAGAGTGCAGGCCAATTCGAGCGAAATGATTTCTAATTGGGAGAGTGTTATTCCTAAAGAAAGCTTAGAAAATTTAACCGCGATACTAAGAGCATAA
- a CDS encoding DUF1579 family protein: protein MKIKDIHNKFIGNWTGEYRLILSWLPDPDFISISNMKIEKIANQNFLLMKYDWFHESQKQDGLLLLGNENLNSEVTASWVDSWGMSGKIMNCYGTISDQGNISLLGSYEVRDSPDWGWRIEIPYPEESQMQIRMYNISPNGETSLAGEATYKQNLDLTMDIRK from the coding sequence ATGAAAATAAAAGATATACACAATAAATTTATCGGAAATTGGACGGGAGAGTATCGTTTAATACTGAGTTGGCTACCCGATCCAGATTTTATTTCTATTTCAAATATGAAAATTGAAAAAATTGCCAATCAAAATTTTCTTTTGATGAAATACGATTGGTTTCATGAATCACAAAAACAAGATGGATTGCTTTTGTTAGGAAATGAAAACTTAAACTCAGAAGTAACGGCTTCATGGGTTGATTCTTGGGGCATGAGTGGAAAGATTATGAATTGCTATGGAACAATCAGTGATCAGGGCAATATTAGTCTTCTCGGATCTTACGAAGTGAGGGATAGTCCAGATTGGGGATGGCGAATCGAAATTCCATACCCAGAAGAATCTCAAATGCAAATTAGGATGTACAATATTTCGCCGAATGGAGAAACTTCTCTGGCAGGTGAAGCTACTTATAAACAGAATTTAGATTTAACTATGGATATCCGAAAGTAG
- a CDS encoding methyltransferase, TIGR04325 family, whose product MRLKDFVPPIVIKVINKEKVKDKETEKEYQSYHDALNDYKTDGYENIELCNMIAEKTKNYSVKLNGKPYILNPTNVALLSAINQFVSVHPSNKLSIIDFGGACGAHYFEMRRFLPDKIRLNWLVVETSQMVQSAKNMKLDNEELKFYDSLESITLPIDIIHSSGALQYVPEPYEYLSKLLNFKARWIFFNRMMFNEANRDIITVQKSKLSANGPGPMPDNYEDKILTYPHTTMSFEKFNDNLTDTYHAEWIFEENSGSYKINNEKIVGKGLLYTEVKGDRV is encoded by the coding sequence ATGAGACTGAAAGACTTTGTTCCGCCAATTGTTATCAAGGTGATTAATAAAGAAAAAGTTAAAGATAAAGAAACAGAAAAAGAATACCAAAGTTATCATGATGCTTTAAACGATTACAAAACAGATGGATATGAAAATATCGAACTTTGCAATATGATCGCAGAAAAAACAAAGAATTATTCTGTGAAGCTAAATGGGAAACCATATATATTGAATCCCACAAATGTTGCTCTATTGTCTGCAATCAATCAATTCGTATCAGTACATCCTTCAAATAAACTAAGTATTATTGATTTTGGTGGCGCTTGTGGAGCTCACTATTTTGAAATGAGAAGATTCTTACCAGATAAGATTAGATTGAATTGGTTAGTCGTTGAAACATCACAAATGGTGCAGTCTGCGAAGAATATGAAATTAGATAATGAAGAATTGAAATTTTACGACTCTTTAGAATCAATCACTCTTCCAATTGATATAATTCATAGCTCAGGGGCACTTCAATATGTTCCAGAACCGTATGAATACTTATCAAAACTGCTTAATTTTAAAGCGAGATGGATTTTTTTTAATAGAATGATGTTTAACGAAGCAAATCGGGACATTATCACGGTACAAAAATCTAAGTTATCTGCCAATGGACCCGGACCAATGCCTGATAATTACGAAGACAAAATTTTGACATACCCACATACCACAATGTCATTCGAAAAATTTAATGATAACCTAACTGATACTTATCATGCAGAATGGATTTTTGAAGAGAATTCTGGCAGTTACAAAATCAATAATGAAAAAATTGTCGGAAAAGGATTGCTGTATACAGAAGTAAAAGGCGACAGAGTTTAA
- a CDS encoding DUF1554 domain-containing protein, giving the protein MIKRINLFKILAISAIFFLNFCAEEKKGDDSTLAALLLLSGSGGSNTVALPEKKMFLTSTQYSGNLGGVTGADEKCNSDSRKPSGSSSFKAYIFNGSTRSVERSGSTYILTDYPIAANTVYVRLDGEIIGATGSNRAFSESIDNFFISNNANLTDTRTEFWVGLMSAGSSSSTAEVRNTCSEWTSNSILSNGGYGITGDSGSKGIYFFNNESRVCNVNRPLLCIEQ; this is encoded by the coding sequence ATGATCAAAAGAATAAACTTATTCAAAATATTAGCAATTTCTGCAATATTTTTTTTGAATTTTTGCGCAGAGGAAAAAAAAGGAGATGATAGCACTCTTGCGGCTCTACTACTGTTATCTGGATCAGGGGGAAGCAATACAGTTGCATTACCGGAAAAAAAGATGTTTCTAACATCAACACAGTATTCTGGAAACTTAGGCGGAGTAACTGGAGCAGATGAAAAATGTAATAGTGACAGTAGAAAACCAAGTGGTTCATCTAGTTTCAAAGCATACATATTTAATGGGTCTACACGATCAGTTGAAAGAAGCGGTTCAACTTATATTCTAACAGATTACCCTATTGCAGCCAATACTGTTTATGTTCGCCTGGACGGGGAGATTATTGGAGCCACTGGTTCGAATCGGGCATTCTCTGAGTCTATAGATAATTTTTTTATTTCCAATAATGCAAATTTAACTGACACGAGAACCGAATTTTGGGTAGGTTTAATGTCGGCAGGCTCAAGTTCGTCTACGGCCGAAGTGCGGAATACTTGCAGTGAATGGACCAGCAATTCCATTTTGTCAAATGGAGGGTATGGTATAACAGGAGATTCAGGATCAAAGGGTATTTATTTTTTCAATAACGAATCGAGAGTTTGTAATGTTAATCGACCACTCCTTTGCATTGAACAATAA
- a CDS encoding AraC family transcriptional regulator, protein MEYKTFQPHKDLDLFVDCYWTLQVPTSNNPTKQRIIPDGLIEMAFILGDDIKRFTSSNKYILQPRAMVLGQTIEPFFIEPTGYVDTFSIRFYPYGFAHLVKTQLKTLANKETPIDFLFPKDMANELEYSIINAKNTEQRIEIFENFLRSLITKPLEIDALVKSTLDTIIESIGSQSINGILDEKISLRRKLERKFTKYIGVSPKQLGRLIRFQAALKLLLSGESENLTDIAHQFEYYDQSHFIKDFKDFTGISPKNFLNNENLKLSSIFYK, encoded by the coding sequence ATGGAATACAAAACTTTTCAACCTCATAAGGATTTAGATTTATTTGTTGATTGCTATTGGACTTTGCAGGTGCCAACTTCAAACAATCCGACAAAGCAGCGGATTATTCCGGATGGTTTAATCGAAATGGCTTTTATATTGGGAGACGACATTAAAAGATTTACGTCTTCAAATAAATATATTTTGCAACCCCGTGCGATGGTTCTAGGACAAACTATAGAACCATTTTTTATTGAACCTACAGGCTATGTTGATACTTTTTCAATTCGATTTTACCCATACGGTTTTGCCCATCTAGTGAAAACCCAGCTAAAAACATTAGCCAATAAAGAAACTCCAATTGATTTTTTATTTCCAAAAGATATGGCAAATGAATTAGAATACTCGATTATAAATGCTAAAAATACAGAGCAAAGAATTGAGATTTTTGAGAATTTTCTTAGATCACTAATAACTAAGCCGTTAGAGATTGATGCGTTAGTAAAATCTACTCTTGATACGATTATTGAAAGTATTGGTAGTCAGTCTATCAATGGAATCCTTGATGAAAAAATTTCATTAAGAAGAAAACTGGAAAGAAAATTCACTAAATACATTGGCGTAAGTCCAAAACAATTGGGTAGACTAATCAGATTTCAAGCAGCTCTAAAATTGCTATTGAGTGGTGAATCTGAAAATTTAACTGATATTGCTCATCAATTTGAATACTATGACCAATCACATTTCATAAAAGACTTTAAAGATTTTACAGGAATCAGCCCAAAGAATTTCTTAAACAATGAAAATTTGAAACTTTCTTCGATTTTTTACAAATAA